A section of the Castanea sativa cultivar Marrone di Chiusa Pesio chromosome 12, ASM4071231v1 genome encodes:
- the LOC142619377 gene encoding uncharacterized protein LOC142619377 isoform X1, with translation MQSVDEDKKKTLKRSRSFNCNMPLTDSSITATIDDCNLFPVEEIVQYPLPGYVAPTSISFSPDDSIITYLHSPDHTLNRRVFAYDVKTGKQELFFSPPDGGLDESNISPEEKLRRERLRERGLGVTRYEWVKTSTKKKEIMVPLPTGIYLQDFSRSNPELKLPSVPCSPIIDPHLSPDGTMVAYVRDSELHVLNLLNNESKQLTYGANGNSLTHGLAEYIAQEEMDRKTGYWWSLDSKFIAFTQVDSSEVPLFRIMHQGKSSVGSDAQEDHAYPFAGATNVKVRLGVVSAAGGPITWMDLLCGGSDQANNEEEYLARVHWMLGHNLTAQILNRSHSKLKILKFDIKTGQRKTILVEEVGTWVSLHDCFTPLDKGVTRFSGGFIWASEKTGFRHLYLYDANATCLGPLTEGDWMVEQIAGVNEAAGFVYFTGTLDGPLESNLYRAKLFPYGNNPPELPVRLTHSKGKHVVVLDHHMRTFVDIHDSLNSPPRVLICSLEDGSIITPLYEQPFTIPRFKRLQLEPPEIVKIQADDGATLYGALYKPDVTRFGPPPYKTLINVYGGPSVQLVSDSWINTVDMKAQFLRSQGILVWKMDNRGTARRGLKFEGSLKYKAGQIDADDQLTGAEWLVKQGLAKAGHIGLYGWSYGGYLSAMTLARFPDVFRCAVSGAPVTSWDGYDTFYTEKYMGLPSENPSGYEKSSVMHHVHKMKGRLLLVHGMIDENVHFRHTARLVNALVAAGKSYELLIFPDERHMPRRHRDRIYMEERIWDFIERSL, from the exons atgcAATCAGTTGATGAGGACAAGAAGAAGACTCTGAAGCGTTCAAGATCATTTAATTGCAATATGCCTTTGACAGACTCAAGCATTACAGCAACTATTGATGACTGTAATCTTTTCCCTGTTGAAGAGATTGTGCAATACCCGTTGCCCGGTTATGTGGCACCTACTTCAATCAGTTTCAGTCCTGATGATAGCATAATAACTTACTTGCATAGCCCTGATCACACTTTGAATAGGAGGGTTTTTGCTTATGATGTCAAGACCGGAAAACAAGAATTATTTTTCAGTCCCCCCGATGGTGGGCTGGATGAGAGTAATATATCTCCAGAAGAGAAGTTGAGGAGGGAAAGATTGAGGGAGCGTGGATTGGGAGTAACACGATATGAATGGGTGAAGACAagcacaaaaaagaaagaaatcatgGTGCCTTTGCCAACTGGG ATTTATTTGCAGGATTTTTCTCGTTCAAATCCAGAGCTCAAGCTTCCAAGTGTACCGTGTTCTCCAATTATTGATCCACATCTATCCCCAGATGGCACAATGGTCGCTTATGTAAGAGATTCAGAGTTGCATGTTCTCAATCTCTTGAACAATGAATCGAAACAGTTGACATATGGTGCCAATGGAAATTCTTTG ACTCATGGCCTTGCTGAATATATAGCTCAG GAGGAAATGGATAGGAAGACTGGGTACTGGTGGTCATTAGACAGCAAATTCATTGCATTCACACAAGTTGATTCTTCCGAGGTACCTCTTTTCAGAATTATGCACCAAGGTAAAAGCTCAGTTGGCTCAGATGCACAGGAAGACCATGCTTATCCTTTTGCTGGAGCTACAAATGTTAAAGTTCGCCTTGGAGTGGTTTCTGCTGCTGGAGGTCCTATTACTTGGATGGATCTTCTCTGTGGGGGATCGGATCAGGCAAACAACGAGGAAGAATATTTGGCTAGAGTCCACTGGATGCTAGGACATAATCTCACAGCTCAGATTTTGAACAGGTCTCACTCCAAGCTCAAGATCCTTAAGTTTGATATCAAAACAGGCCAAAGGAAAACCATATTGGTAGAAGAAGTAGGTACATGGGTTAGTTTACATGACTGCTTCACACCTCTGGACAAAGGAGTCACCAGATTTTCTGGGGGATTTATCTGGGCAAGTGAAAAAACAGGATTTAGACATCTTTATCTGTATGATGCAAATGCAACATGCTTAGGACCTCTCACTGAAGGTGACTGGATGGTTGAGCAAATTGCTGGTGTAAATGAGGCTGCAGGGTTTGTGTATTTCACTGGCACTTTAGATGGGCCTTTGGAATCTAACCTTTACCGTGCTAAACTATTCCCATATGGAAACAACCCCCCGGAGCTACCAGTGAGATTGACTCATAGTAAGGGAAAACATGTGGTTGTGCTTGATCATCATATGCGGACTTTTGTGGATATCCATGATTCTCTTAATTCTCCCCCTAGGGTTTTAATTTGCTCTTTGGAAGATGGAAGCATAATCACACCTCTGTATGAACAGCCATTTACCATTCCAAGATTCAAACGGCTTCAACTTGAACCTCCAGAGATAGTTAAAATACAGGCAGATGATGGGGCTACATTGTATGGGGCTTTATATAAGCCTGATGTAACAAGATTTGGCCCTCCACCTTACAAAACCTTGATTAATGTGTATGGTGGTCCAAGTGTACAGCTTGTTTCTGATTCTTGGATAAATACTGTTGACATGAAAGCACAGTTTCTACGAAGCCAGGGCATATTAGTTTGGAAG ATGGACAATAGAGGAACTGCACGACGTGGACTGAAGTTTGAGGGCTCTCTAAAATACAAGGCTGGTCAGATTGATGCTGATGATCAGCTGACTGGAGCTGAATGGCTTGTCAAACAAGGGCTAGCTAAAGCTGGCCATATTGGGTTGTACGGATGGAGCTATGGCGGATATCTCTCAGCTATGACGTTGGCCAGGTTTCCTGACGTGTTCCGTTGTGCTGTGTCTGGTGCTCCTGTAACGTCCTGGGATGGGTACGATACATTTTACACTGAGAAGTACATGGGATTGCCTTCTGAGAATCCATCAGGTTATGAAAAAAGCTCTGTGATGCACCATGTGCACAAGATGAAAGGGAGGTTGTTACTTGTGCATGGCATGATTGATGAAAATGTACACTTTAGGCACACTGCAAGGCTTGTGAATGCACTTGTGGCTGCTGGAAAGTCTTATGAATTATTGATTTTTCCAGACGAACGTCACATGCCACGCCGGCATAGGGATCGAATTTATATGGAGGAGCGGATTTGGGACTTCATAGAGAGGAGCCTGTGA
- the LOC142619377 gene encoding uncharacterized protein LOC142619377 isoform X2, whose product MPLTDSSITATIDDCNLFPVEEIVQYPLPGYVAPTSISFSPDDSIITYLHSPDHTLNRRVFAYDVKTGKQELFFSPPDGGLDESNISPEEKLRRERLRERGLGVTRYEWVKTSTKKKEIMVPLPTGIYLQDFSRSNPELKLPSVPCSPIIDPHLSPDGTMVAYVRDSELHVLNLLNNESKQLTYGANGNSLTHGLAEYIAQEEMDRKTGYWWSLDSKFIAFTQVDSSEVPLFRIMHQGKSSVGSDAQEDHAYPFAGATNVKVRLGVVSAAGGPITWMDLLCGGSDQANNEEEYLARVHWMLGHNLTAQILNRSHSKLKILKFDIKTGQRKTILVEEVGTWVSLHDCFTPLDKGVTRFSGGFIWASEKTGFRHLYLYDANATCLGPLTEGDWMVEQIAGVNEAAGFVYFTGTLDGPLESNLYRAKLFPYGNNPPELPVRLTHSKGKHVVVLDHHMRTFVDIHDSLNSPPRVLICSLEDGSIITPLYEQPFTIPRFKRLQLEPPEIVKIQADDGATLYGALYKPDVTRFGPPPYKTLINVYGGPSVQLVSDSWINTVDMKAQFLRSQGILVWKMDNRGTARRGLKFEGSLKYKAGQIDADDQLTGAEWLVKQGLAKAGHIGLYGWSYGGYLSAMTLARFPDVFRCAVSGAPVTSWDGYDTFYTEKYMGLPSENPSGYEKSSVMHHVHKMKGRLLLVHGMIDENVHFRHTARLVNALVAAGKSYELLIFPDERHMPRRHRDRIYMEERIWDFIERSL is encoded by the exons ATGCCTTTGACAGACTCAAGCATTACAGCAACTATTGATGACTGTAATCTTTTCCCTGTTGAAGAGATTGTGCAATACCCGTTGCCCGGTTATGTGGCACCTACTTCAATCAGTTTCAGTCCTGATGATAGCATAATAACTTACTTGCATAGCCCTGATCACACTTTGAATAGGAGGGTTTTTGCTTATGATGTCAAGACCGGAAAACAAGAATTATTTTTCAGTCCCCCCGATGGTGGGCTGGATGAGAGTAATATATCTCCAGAAGAGAAGTTGAGGAGGGAAAGATTGAGGGAGCGTGGATTGGGAGTAACACGATATGAATGGGTGAAGACAagcacaaaaaagaaagaaatcatgGTGCCTTTGCCAACTGGG ATTTATTTGCAGGATTTTTCTCGTTCAAATCCAGAGCTCAAGCTTCCAAGTGTACCGTGTTCTCCAATTATTGATCCACATCTATCCCCAGATGGCACAATGGTCGCTTATGTAAGAGATTCAGAGTTGCATGTTCTCAATCTCTTGAACAATGAATCGAAACAGTTGACATATGGTGCCAATGGAAATTCTTTG ACTCATGGCCTTGCTGAATATATAGCTCAG GAGGAAATGGATAGGAAGACTGGGTACTGGTGGTCATTAGACAGCAAATTCATTGCATTCACACAAGTTGATTCTTCCGAGGTACCTCTTTTCAGAATTATGCACCAAGGTAAAAGCTCAGTTGGCTCAGATGCACAGGAAGACCATGCTTATCCTTTTGCTGGAGCTACAAATGTTAAAGTTCGCCTTGGAGTGGTTTCTGCTGCTGGAGGTCCTATTACTTGGATGGATCTTCTCTGTGGGGGATCGGATCAGGCAAACAACGAGGAAGAATATTTGGCTAGAGTCCACTGGATGCTAGGACATAATCTCACAGCTCAGATTTTGAACAGGTCTCACTCCAAGCTCAAGATCCTTAAGTTTGATATCAAAACAGGCCAAAGGAAAACCATATTGGTAGAAGAAGTAGGTACATGGGTTAGTTTACATGACTGCTTCACACCTCTGGACAAAGGAGTCACCAGATTTTCTGGGGGATTTATCTGGGCAAGTGAAAAAACAGGATTTAGACATCTTTATCTGTATGATGCAAATGCAACATGCTTAGGACCTCTCACTGAAGGTGACTGGATGGTTGAGCAAATTGCTGGTGTAAATGAGGCTGCAGGGTTTGTGTATTTCACTGGCACTTTAGATGGGCCTTTGGAATCTAACCTTTACCGTGCTAAACTATTCCCATATGGAAACAACCCCCCGGAGCTACCAGTGAGATTGACTCATAGTAAGGGAAAACATGTGGTTGTGCTTGATCATCATATGCGGACTTTTGTGGATATCCATGATTCTCTTAATTCTCCCCCTAGGGTTTTAATTTGCTCTTTGGAAGATGGAAGCATAATCACACCTCTGTATGAACAGCCATTTACCATTCCAAGATTCAAACGGCTTCAACTTGAACCTCCAGAGATAGTTAAAATACAGGCAGATGATGGGGCTACATTGTATGGGGCTTTATATAAGCCTGATGTAACAAGATTTGGCCCTCCACCTTACAAAACCTTGATTAATGTGTATGGTGGTCCAAGTGTACAGCTTGTTTCTGATTCTTGGATAAATACTGTTGACATGAAAGCACAGTTTCTACGAAGCCAGGGCATATTAGTTTGGAAG ATGGACAATAGAGGAACTGCACGACGTGGACTGAAGTTTGAGGGCTCTCTAAAATACAAGGCTGGTCAGATTGATGCTGATGATCAGCTGACTGGAGCTGAATGGCTTGTCAAACAAGGGCTAGCTAAAGCTGGCCATATTGGGTTGTACGGATGGAGCTATGGCGGATATCTCTCAGCTATGACGTTGGCCAGGTTTCCTGACGTGTTCCGTTGTGCTGTGTCTGGTGCTCCTGTAACGTCCTGGGATGGGTACGATACATTTTACACTGAGAAGTACATGGGATTGCCTTCTGAGAATCCATCAGGTTATGAAAAAAGCTCTGTGATGCACCATGTGCACAAGATGAAAGGGAGGTTGTTACTTGTGCATGGCATGATTGATGAAAATGTACACTTTAGGCACACTGCAAGGCTTGTGAATGCACTTGTGGCTGCTGGAAAGTCTTATGAATTATTGATTTTTCCAGACGAACGTCACATGCCACGCCGGCATAGGGATCGAATTTATATGGAGGAGCGGATTTGGGACTTCATAGAGAGGAGCCTGTGA